Proteins from a genomic interval of Lycium ferocissimum isolate CSIRO_LF1 chromosome 2, AGI_CSIRO_Lferr_CH_V1, whole genome shotgun sequence:
- the LOC132038551 gene encoding vacuolar-sorting receptor 6-like → MSALFFLVVLCFLIVSKVVVTEARFIVEKNSISVLSPYSMHSKHDASIGNFGVPDYGGSLVGTVVYPKKGANGCTSFDGDKPFKPKGHRPNILLLDRGDCYFALKVWNGQQAGAAAVLVADSIEEPLITMDSPEESSDADGYIEKIGIPSALIGKSSGDILKEALNKGEEVVIKMDWTESMPHPDQRVEYELWTNSNDECGVRCDEQMNFIKNFKGHAQILEKSGYTMFTPHYITWYCPEAFILSSQCKSQCINHGRYCAPDPEQNFGEGYQGKDVVFENLRQLCVHRVANESNRSWVWWDYVTDFHIRCSMKQKRYSKECAEEVMKSLDLPVDKIKKCMGDPEANVENEVLKTEQDLQVGRGPRGDVTILPTMVINDVQYRGKLERTAVLKAICAGFKETTEPSICLNGDLETNECLERNGGCWRDAKSNITACKDTFRGRVCKCPSVNGVQYKGDGYKSCKAIGPGRCMVNNGGCWSETRNGETFSACSEGDLSGCKCPFGFKGDGHKCEDVDECKEGIVCQCDGCSCKNTWGGYNCKCKGNQLYIMEHDTCIERHSSKIGRVLMFSFLAIAVGAGVAGYIFYKYRLRSYMDSEIMAIMSQYMPLDNNHQNDQVVHHEAEVPLRQSSV, encoded by the exons ATGTCTGCTCTTTTTTTCCTAGTTGTACTGTGTTTCTTGATAGTATCGAAGGTTGTTGTAACTGAGGCAAGATTTATAGTGGAGAAGAACAGTATAAGTGTTCTGTCACCTTATTCTATGCACTCAAAACATGATGCTTCTATTGGTAATTTTGGTGTTCCTGATTATGGTGGTTCTTTAGTTGGAACTGTTGTTTATCCTAAGAAAGGTGCTAATGGTTGCACTTCTTTTGATGGTGATAAGCCCTTCAAGCCTAAGGGTCATCGTCCTAatattcttcttcttgatcgtggag actGCTATTTTGCTTTGAAGGTCTGGAATGGCCAACAAGCTGGAGCAGCTGCGGTTCTAGTTGCTGATAGCATAGAAGAGCCTCTTATAACTATGGATTCTCCTGAAGAAAGCTCGGATGCCGATGGATACATCGAGAAGATTGGAATTCCATCCGCTTTAATCGGAAAGTCCTCTGGCGACATACTAAAAGAAGCTCTGAATAAAGGAGAAGAAGTCGTGATTAAAATGGATTGGACGGAGTCAATGCCGCACCCTGATCAGCGAGTCGAATATGAGCTGTGGACTAATAGCAATGACGAGTGTGGGGTCCGTTGTGATGAGCAGATGAATTTCATTAAGAACTTCAAGGGACATGCTCAGATACTTGAAAAGAGCGGTTATACTATGTTCACGCCTCACTATATTACTTGGTACTGTCCTGAAGCTTTCATTCTTAGCAGCCAGTGCAAATCTCAGTGCATAAATCACGGGAGATATTGTGCTCCTGACCCGGAGCAGAATTTTGGGGAAGGGTACCAAGGGAAGGATGTTGTATTTGAGAACTTGAGGCAGCTCTGCGTGCACAGAGTTGCAAATGAGAGTAACCGTTCTTGGGTTTGGTGGGACTATGTGACGGATTTCCATATTAGATGTTCAATGAAGCAAAAGAGATACAGCAAAGAATGTGCTGAGGAGGTCATGAAATCACTTG ATCTACCTGTTGACAAGATAAAGAAATGCATGGGGGATCCAGAGGCTAATGTAGAAAATGAAGTGCTAAAGACTGAGCAAGACCTCCAG GTTGGTCGAGGACCTCGTGGTGATGTGACAATATTACCAACAATGGTCATCAATGATGTTCAATATCGAG GAAAATTGGAGAGGACTGCTGTTTTGAAAGCCATATGTGCTGGATTTAAGGAAACAACTGAACCCTCGATATGTTTAAACGGAG ACTTGGAAACCAATGAATGCCTAGAAAGGAATGGTGGCTGTTGGAGGGATGCAAAATCTAACATAACGGCCTGCAAG GACACTTTTAGAGGAAGAGTTTGTAAGTGCCCTTCAGTGAACGGCGTTCAGTATAAAGGAGATGGATACAAATCTTGCAAAG CCATTGGACCTGGAAGGTGTATGGTAAACAATGGAGGATGCTGGTCAGAAACCAGAAATGGAGAAACATTCTCAGCATGTTCA GAGGGAGACCTATCAGGCTGTAAGTGTCCGTTTGGTTTTAAAGGGGATGGCCATAAATGTGAAG ATGTAGATGAATGCAAGGAAGGAATTGTTTGTCAGTGTGATGGCTGCAGCTGTAAGAACACATGGGGCGGATACAATTGCAAGTGTAAAGGAAATCAACTGTACATAATGGAGCATGATACTTGTATAG AAAGGCACTCATCAAAGATCGGACGGGTCCTTATGTTCTCTTTCCTGGCCATAGCAGTGGGTGCGGGTGTAGCTGGTTACATCTTTTACAAATATAGACTTCGG TCATACATGGACTCGGAGATTATGGCCATCATGTCACAGTACATGCCGCTTGATAACAACCATCAGAATGATCAGGTTGTGCATCATGAAGCTGAAGTACCTCTACGACAGAGCTCAGTATGA